One segment of Trichlorobacter ammonificans DNA contains the following:
- a CDS encoding CheR family methyltransferase has product MAFTFFFRDLPVLEYAVEATLKLALGRLRIKVWDAGCALGQEPYTLAILFAERMGEMGFNTLYLDATDYDRENNFGDIVTAGEYKTEELQRIPSEIFTKYFEESAKRPGYHKVIDRIRNRVFFKYNDLLELQPVGSDYSLIVCKNVLLHFSYEQRIEVLKMYHRSLAPGGYFATENTQKIPAEISRLFEQVTPDAQLFRKSDA; this is encoded by the coding sequence ATGGCATTCACTTTTTTCTTTCGCGATCTGCCGGTTCTTGAATACGCTGTTGAGGCTACCTTGAAGCTGGCCCTGGGGCGGCTGCGCATCAAGGTATGGGATGCCGGCTGCGCGCTGGGACAGGAACCCTATACCCTGGCGATCCTGTTTGCGGAACGGATGGGAGAAATGGGATTCAACACCCTGTACCTGGATGCCACGGACTATGACCGGGAAAACAACTTCGGTGACATCGTTACTGCTGGAGAATACAAAACCGAAGAATTACAGCGCATTCCCTCTGAAATATTCACCAAATACTTTGAAGAATCAGCCAAAAGACCCGGATATCACAAGGTTATTGACAGAATCCGCAACAGGGTCTTTTTCAAATACAACGATCTGCTGGAGCTCCAGCCGGTTGGTTCCGACTACTCCCTCATCGTGTGCAAAAACGTCCTCTTGCACTTTTCGTATGAGCAGCGTATTGAAGTGCTGAAAATGTATCACCGCAGTCTTGCACCAGGTGGCTATTTTGCGACCGAAAACACCCAGAAGATTCCAGCGGAGATCAGCCGACTTTTCGAGCAGGTAACGCCGGATGCACAACTGTTCAGAAAATCAGATGCTTGA
- a CDS encoding chemotaxis protein CheA, translating to MSSPQEQHIAAYREEATELLAELENSLLELEEQPEDSDLINRVFRAMHTIKGSGAMFGFDDIARFTHEVETVFDQVRNGKMRVTRTLLDLTLQSRDQISVMLAASAGGPPADENRGRQIITGLQALLPEEEKRPILAETGPGSATTDEPLCYRTFRIRFKPEPDVLLRGTNPSALLNELRDLGHCDIIAQLDSIPLLHELTPEHCYMYWDIILTTTSGLEAVKDVFIFVEDDCELKIDLINDTCSLAASSENYKKLGDILVERGDLSPVEMQKILSMQKRFGEILVEQGIVPASKVESALKEQEQVRQVRQEKAVASPTADTALSVRVPAERLDHLVNLVGELVTVQAHLSQTAETRNDGDLIAIAEEVERLIAELRDTTLTMRMLPIGSTFSKFKRLVRDLSAELGKEIDLETSGAETELDKTVIEKLNDPLVHLIRNSIDHGIEMPEERKAAGKSPKGIVHLGAEHSGDSVLVTIRDDGAGLNKERIRAKAVERGLITAATELPDREIYNLIFAPGFSTAQKVTSVSGRGVGMDVVKKAIEALRGTIDINSEPGKGSVITLKIPLTLAIIETLLVRVDDSFFVLPLSMVEECVELSRADVEAAHGRHLANVRGALIPYIPLREQFCITEHQPDIEQIVILSVGNSRVGFVVDDVVGEHQTVIKSLGKLYRDVQGISGATILGDGTVALILDPGVLVRAAELSKA from the coding sequence ATGTCATCACCTCAGGAACAACATATCGCCGCCTACCGCGAAGAGGCTACGGAACTGCTGGCCGAGCTGGAAAACTCCCTTCTTGAGCTGGAGGAACAGCCAGAGGACAGCGATCTGATCAACCGGGTCTTCCGGGCCATGCATACCATCAAGGGCTCAGGGGCAATGTTCGGTTTCGACGACATCGCCCGCTTTACGCACGAGGTGGAAACCGTCTTCGACCAGGTGCGCAACGGAAAGATGCGGGTTACCAGAACCCTGCTTGACCTGACCCTGCAGTCGCGGGACCAGATTTCCGTCATGCTGGCGGCTTCCGCCGGCGGCCCGCCCGCCGATGAAAACCGGGGACGGCAGATCATCACCGGCCTGCAGGCGCTGCTGCCGGAGGAAGAAAAACGACCAATCCTTGCCGAAACGGGGCCTGGTTCCGCAACGACCGACGAACCGCTGTGCTACCGTACCTTCCGCATTCGCTTCAAGCCTGAACCCGATGTGCTGCTGCGGGGAACCAATCCGTCGGCACTGCTCAACGAACTGCGCGATCTTGGGCACTGCGACATCATTGCCCAGTTGGATAGCATCCCGCTGCTGCATGAGTTGACTCCCGAACATTGCTACATGTACTGGGACATCATTCTTACCACCACCAGCGGACTGGAAGCGGTCAAGGATGTCTTCATCTTCGTCGAGGACGATTGCGAACTGAAGATAGACCTGATCAACGACACCTGTTCCCTGGCGGCCAGCTCCGAGAACTACAAGAAGCTGGGCGACATTCTGGTGGAACGGGGTGACCTTTCGCCGGTGGAGATGCAGAAAATCCTCTCCATGCAGAAACGGTTCGGCGAAATACTGGTTGAGCAGGGCATCGTTCCGGCGTCAAAGGTCGAGTCGGCACTGAAGGAGCAAGAGCAGGTCCGGCAGGTCCGACAGGAAAAAGCGGTCGCCTCCCCTACCGCCGACACCGCGCTTTCGGTCCGGGTACCGGCGGAACGCCTGGACCACCTGGTAAATCTGGTGGGCGAGCTGGTCACGGTACAGGCCCATCTCTCGCAAACCGCTGAAACACGCAACGACGGTGACCTGATTGCCATTGCCGAAGAGGTGGAACGGCTGATTGCCGAACTGCGCGACACCACCCTGACCATGCGGATGTTGCCGATCGGCTCCACCTTCAGCAAGTTCAAGCGGCTGGTCAGGGATCTTTCCGCGGAACTGGGCAAGGAGATTGACCTTGAAACCAGTGGCGCCGAGACCGAACTGGACAAGACGGTCATTGAAAAGTTGAACGATCCACTGGTGCACCTGATCCGTAACAGTATCGATCACGGCATCGAGATGCCGGAAGAACGCAAGGCTGCCGGCAAGTCACCGAAGGGGATCGTGCATCTGGGAGCCGAACATTCCGGCGACAGCGTGCTGGTTACCATCCGCGATGACGGTGCCGGCCTGAACAAGGAACGTATCCGGGCAAAAGCGGTCGAACGCGGTCTGATTACCGCCGCCACCGAGTTGCCGGACAGGGAAATTTATAACCTGATCTTTGCGCCCGGCTTTTCCACGGCACAGAAAGTTACCAGCGTTTCCGGACGCGGTGTCGGCATGGATGTGGTCAAGAAGGCCATAGAAGCCCTCAGGGGTACTATTGATATCAACAGTGAGCCCGGCAAAGGCTCTGTCATTACCCTCAAGATTCCGCTGACCCTGGCTATCATTGAAACCCTGCTGGTCCGGGTGGACGACAGCTTCTTCGTGTTGCCGCTTTCCATGGTCGAGGAGTGCGTCGAACTGAGCAGAGCCGATGTTGAAGCGGCTCACGGCAGACATCTGGCCAACGTGCGGGGGGCACTTATCCCGTATATCCCCCTGCGCGAGCAGTTCTGCATCACCGAACATCAGCCGGACATCGAGCAGATCGTCATTCTGTCGGTCGGCAACAGCCGGGTCGGTTTCGTGGTGGACGACGTGGTGGGCGAACATCAGACCGTCATCAAATCCCTGGGCAAGCTGTACCGCGACGTGCAGGGCATCTCCGGCGCCACCATCCTGGGCGACGGTACCGTTGCCCTGATCCTTGACCCGGGCGTGCTGGTACGTGCCGCCGAGCTCTCCAAAGCATGA